One window from the genome of Hydra vulgaris chromosome 02, alternate assembly HydraT2T_AEP encodes:
- the LOC136075878 gene encoding uncharacterized protein LOC136075878, with amino-acid sequence MANKSISITHLKEIMDIHENAIMKLFSDRIDKLESKISVMQEENKNLKNEVSDLKKSVEFVSDKYENLLLEKDVSKKTAMSSVYQLNDTKINIENDNVIKDKLAELEDRSRRNNLRFNGIEEKEIETWQETESKIREILKTKLGLNGNIEIERAHRVGKKMMGVKRINRTIVVKFLNYIDKNAILDKFVKAKLWNENLFIYEDFSERTMEIRRKLFAEAKELRSKGKYAKVTYNKLFTRDFK; translated from the coding sequence atggctaataaaagtatttcaattactcatttaaaagaaattatggaTATTCATGAAAACGCAATAATGAAGCTATTTAGCGACAGGATTGATAAACTAGAGAGTAAAATATCAGTTATgcaagaagaaaataaaaatttaaaaaatgaagtaagTGACCTGAAAAAAAGTGTTGAATTTGTCAGtgacaaatatgaaaatttactaTTGGAAAAAgatgtttctaaaaaaacagCAATGTCATCAGTATATCAACTGAAcgacacaaaaataaatatagaaaatgatAACGTTATTAAAGATAAGTTGGCTGAACTTGAAGATAGGAGTCGCAGaaataatttaagatttaatggtatagaagaaaaagaaattgaaaccTGGCAAGAAACTGAAAGTAAAAtaagagaaattttaaaaactaaattggGTTTAAATGGTAATATCGAAATTGAGAGAGCCCATAGAGTTGGAAAAAAGATGATGGgtgttaaaagaataaatagaactattgttgtaaaatttttaaactatatagaCAAGAACGCGATTTTGGATAAGTTCGTAAAGGCAAAACTCTGGaatgaaaatttgtttatatatgaaGATTTTAGCGAACGTACTATGGAAATAAGAAGAAAGTTATTCGCGGAAGCAAAGGAGCTACGAAGTAAAGGAAAGTATGCTAAGGTTACTTATAACAAATTATTCACACGcgattttaagtaa